In Trichomycterus rosablanca isolate fTriRos1 chromosome 5, fTriRos1.hap1, whole genome shotgun sequence, the sequence AAACATGGCAGCTGTGATAGATAACTATGGTCTATTGATAAAGATGGTTCACATATTTTTACCTAAATACACATTTGCAAAGTCCATTTTTTGACATGGCagtggcagctcagtggttaagatactggtcaCAGCTAattggttaagatactggtttGAGTCCCATCACCCATTGTTGAGCcacctgaacaaggcccttcttgtcgctttggataaaagcatgtgCTAAACGTCAAATGGGATAGGAAAAGCTAACCGGTTTGGTATTGGTTAAGAAACTGCTTTAACCCCACATTGAAGAGCAAAAAAGTCAAGGCttacaataaaatgtaaaaataaacttgAGGCCTACCTGACAGTCCAAGGGAGTGAATGGTGAACAAGTTTTTAAAAAGCTCTGAGGGCATCTGCATGCCAGAAACAGGCTGGACCTGAGTTTCTTGCTGGTTTCTCTGAGGACTGTTATTCTGATGGATTGTGGGTTGATTTGAAAGTGGAGTAGGTGACACAGGAGTGCTCAAGCCAAAGCCTAGGGGTTTTGCTTGTCTTTTTGGGCTCTGAAAAATGCCTGGTAAGTAGAGGGAAGAACATGAAGTCATGCTTCCTGGAGAACCTGGAGGTGCCACTAGAGAATGACTGTGGCTTGGTGACATCATTTTTACTGCCTGCGTGTCCCCTGGTGCATTGCTGAATTGAGCAGAGCTTCTACTTCCCTGAAACTGTTCCAAGGGAGGAGATGTACAGTTGTAGAAATTGGGCCTGTTATAGAGAATTACCATAATTTTTATAACATAGATTAAATATATACAGGATcatatatgtataataataaggTTTATAAATACACTTACTTCAAAGCAATCTTTTGTGCCAAGCCCACAGTTGACTGGACCTTAATACCAAATAAGGAGGGGATTTTTTTGCTCCCATCTTGGGGGCTTTCTGACTCACATGTTAGTGGTAGCCCCACACCAGAAGGATTCGGTAAAGTAAATATACCCTGCTTTTTTGGGTCCTCCAGATCCCGCTTAAAATCGTTGGTATGTTCTCCATCTGTTTTCAAGACCTAAAGAGGGTAAATACAGCATAAAAAATGTAAGCATATTAAAGGTTGCCactaaattattagaaatgcCAAGTAATTTTGCTCATGTATTTGTGTAGCTATTACCTTGTCCAACAACTCCTTCGTAACATTAGTTAAAGGATCATGGGAGAATTTGCAGTAGCCTCCCTGGTAGCACTTCGTTCCCGTGTGGAAGAACTTACATGGGTATTCATGTACAATAGTGTGTCAAGGCTCAGTGCAAGTACAAAAGAGTTTCTTATTTATCTTTTGATACAAACATCTAAATTAGATTAAAGATAACCATCCTGAGCTTTCAAGGATATTGTGCATGTACATGCAGCTTTCGCCTTTAGTGCAGCATCCCTGGACATAGAACTTGCACAGTTCCTTCTTCTTTTCTGGAACAACATTGCCATGTTCAAACTTGCACAGATCCCCCTGGGAAAAAcagcacaattaaaaaaaaaaacaaaaaaaaaaaaaacgaagcAACATGCTATGTACAAGAAAAAAACGAATGGCTTACTTTAATGCATCTACCctcaataaaatatttacagatGTTTCTCCCATTGTGCTCAAAGGTGTGCTGACAGATAAACTGCTGGCTCATAAATGGACGTTTCTTCTGGATATTTGGTTGACTTTGTGCTTCCTGTTAATTCAAATGAATACTGTGAGAGAGCACAGTACCTAAGTATGAGGTGCCATAATATACTATTTAGAAACTTACCACTTTTGTTCTATTTTGACCTTCTTTGATTTCTTCCGCTCTGCCCCTCTCCCGTCCCAAGTTCTTGcacttctttttcttatttttggtTTGAACACCACGACCCCTACCCCCACAACCTCCACCATGCCCTCGACCCTGTAAACTACAAACTAAAATAGATGACAAAAAAAAGCATGTGACAAGTAAAATTTATAAACAGTCATAAAACATATCTTAGTTAAAATCAAAAGCAtacatacattgatcagccagaacattaaaaccacctccttgtttctacactcactgtccattttatcagctccacgtaccatatagaagcactttgaagttctacaattactgactgcactccatctgtttctctacatacctttttagcctgctttcaccctgttctttaatggtcaggaccccaacaggacccccagagagcagatattatttaggtggtgaaagATTCttagcactacagtgacaatggcatggtggtggtgtgttagtgtgtgttgtgctggtatgagtgaatcagacacaacagttgcagctggagtttttaattactgtgtccactcactgtccactttattagacactcctacctaattggtccaccttgtggatttaaagtcagagaccgattatctattgctgctgtttgagtcggtcatcttctaatctttcatcagtggtcacagggcgctgcccacagggagctgttggctgtatatttttggttggtggactattctcagtccagcagtgacagtgaggtgtttaaaaagtccatcagcattgctgtgttttatcagctcataccagcacaacacacactaacacaccaccaccatgtcagtgtcactgcagtgctgagaatgatccaccacctaaataatacctgctctgtggtggtccttggagagtcaTGACCATTAAAGTatgaaagaaggctaacaaaggtatgtagagaaatatatggactacagtcagtaattgcagaactacaaagtgcttctatatagtaagtggagctgataaaatagacagtgagtgtagaaaaatggaggtggtttaaaggttatggctgatcggtgaacATTCGCAGGGGCATCACTGTATTGCATTAATGTAAttgcagtcttgggatttcaatGGCTATTGAGGGTTTTTTGTTGACACTATCTGCAGACAATTTGACAGTGTTATGGGCTTAGAGGCTGCCacacaagaaataaaaatatatagtttaaaGCTTGACTGAAGTTTAGATGCTAATTACTTGGACAAAGTTAAATGGCAGCTCCTGAGTTTGACTGTTGACAGTCtcacccatgttccagcagTTTTTAATTTATGGCAGTTACGGCTGCTTCagttacatctgaccatccagacaaatttCCTAAAAAGAAAGTATTCACTAAGATGAAATTAAGAGGTCATACTGCAaagttaaataacattataGAACATTTTACACCAGCAAATTAATAATCCAGGTTgctgtattaatattttaaacccagcattgtttattaattaaatccCAAGACTATCACGTTCCCTAAATTTGGATACAAACCTTTGACTTAAACTGTACATTGTCAATGacacaaatgtttaaatgtaaatacactatGACAATATAATGATGAGCAAAGTAATTAAACAATAACATACACTGCTGGCCTTTTACACTGGATTTCTTTGCCTGTATTTTGGGGTTCCATGATTTGCCCTGGCTTGATGTGGTCAACTCTTTTGCAAGTTTGTATCTGGACAGCTCCTCGCTAAAGTCAGCCTGCTCTGCTTCATAATCATATTTCTCCTTACTCTCACTGTTTTTACACTGTGTCAAGCTTGGTAGTTGTTCCTGTTCATGCTAGAGACATACACAAAAGCAAAAGAAAATAAGTTCATTAAAGGCCAGTGAAGCAAAATaacctctatttattaagagaaACCTTGAGTGATATATGTCAATTTAAAAGTTCCTACCAGTGCAAACCGACCATCATAGTCTCTGTAAAAGCCTTTGCCCTTCTTGTTCTTAAGTCTGTCTTGATGGTCATGGTCAGAGTCATGACTGTCAGAGCTAGAGCCACTGGATGGCAAGTGGTGCTGCAAGAAAGTAGATAATAAATAGCCAGATGTAACACATTTACATGAGTAGAattgaaaaaagaaaattatgGGAACACACCTTTACTCTGTCCCTTCGTCTTCGTTTTGATCTctgcttttcttttatttttctgtgtctCTTTTGAGAGTGCAGTAATGTGTCATTATTTTCTTGTACCTCTTCCTTTTCTCTGCATTTGTTTGAAGTTTCAGACTTTACTTCGAATTTCTTTTCTTCAATTTCAACTCCCTCATTATCAATTTCTTCATCCTCCAGTTCACCATCCTCCCTTtacaaaaaaaagcaaaacaacaGGTTCTAAAATATACATGTATCAAATGTGTTTGTTATGTAGACCATAGacaatattataaatgtttaataaaaaaaaatatggccATGCACCTATTACATATACAGACAAGTCATCAGAACAGCAACATTTAGGGAATATATATGCTCatgattataatttttttgtgacTGGTTATGGACTATACAAAAAACTAATGGACTGTCAATACCATCCCCTTTTGTTGATAACAATCTGGATGGTACTTTTCCTCTTTAGCATGAAGAATTCAATGTTTGTTTTTCCAAAAATGAGCTGAAACTTGGACTTTTACACAACATGTAATTCCACTTTATTTTCATCAAATCCCAGAGAACTGtggtgtttctgcatagaactgatgtatggatgtatgtaaTACAGTTTGTGATTGAATTCCTTGTAGCAGTGGACTGGGTTAAGCAAAGGATACATTTCTTAAGTTTTTCTGATAACCAGGTTGCTACTTTTATTATGCCAGGCGATGTCATCTGAGGGCTCAAAAGTCACGCAGATTGAACAGTAATTTCCATATTCTATAAATTGATTTACAATATTAGGTTAGATGAatggtaaaagacctaaattGTATGCACACTGTGGTGTTCTTTTTGAACAATTattatgttacaatgaacaCTTTTTGAACAATTCTTAACAATTACAATGTTTGGTACAAAGTGGTGACTCGCATCCCATTGTTGCTTGCAAAAACTGAGCCTAACAGAATTAtaaaaatggttttattttttatttgtattcagATTAGGCAATTATTTTAAGGTTATTGCACAACAAAGCTGATGTTACTGCTAACActagtaaatgtaataattctgACAGTGTAtttgaataaaatataatgcCAAATGTTGCTAATAACACAAGCTTATTTTAATTAGTAATTAAACTGTTAGCTATAAGAGGTAGTTATACTCCACcttgtaccttgtaactcaacgtcccctaaactcaagatctttgaaacttgataccctttgtcaagaaatttgtatccttaaactcgacgtgtgtgcgactgccgtTTTGTTCAGCACTCAGCTTGAGCGGCATCTCCATGATTaggaagcataagaaaacaataaaggagTAAAGGAAAAGTGaaggttttattgtatatttttcattaattaactgtttttcaattatattagtgttttatataatatttgtgttattttcagagtataagtgtcaaaaacaaccccattattttacattagcctaaaatatatgcagttccacgagaccatggaacgcatcaacgggttttccatacatccctatgggaaaaaaatcccttgaaactcaatgccatttaaactcgacgccactcccagaaccaattgacattaaGTTTTTAGGTACCACTGTACGTaaagcatgatgttaaaattccaataaacaggtaccactgtactagcATTTGGTTTAACTATAGTGGTATAGAGACACTGATGAAATAATCTAAGACATACCCTTTGTATAAACAATACAAGAAATGTCATTTTatcttataatttattatttcttcTTCTACGCTTTTTGCAACCTGTTCCACTTGTGAGTGCTTAGTTTAAATATTTGTCCCTACCATATtccgtttatttgtaaatttgcccAGTGTTTGCATatattttttagtattttttttttttgctagatGCTATACAATAATTATGTATTTGGTATTGCCACCAATACAGACAGAGTTTAAATAATTTGATATTTATTTTgacatttaataatatatttaacttTAGATAATTGAAATTGTCGTTTTTctcattcaaaaccatggaaACATGTACCTATGCAAACTGCGGATGTTTATCCCAACACGCAGTGCAAGTAACTAAGTTATTAAACAGGCTACTGGGGAAACAATACGATGCAATTAACTACAATTTGTTAACAATGCCTTTAGGGCCGCTTGCATCTGACtaaattaaaagtaataatCTGTTCCTGCATCTATGAGCGAGCGGTGCTGGAAAATGGTGGTTCAGGGAATGCAAGTAAAAGGGGCATCAAATATTTAAACTGCTCAAAACACATTTGTAATCTGCaaggaaatactgtaaaatagcCTTTAATTAAGGCAAATAAAAATTAAACGAACACTGTGAAAATGAACAAGATGAGCAGGACACTCGTGAACACGTGAATCACTACAAAAACTGACAGCCTTGCTAGCAAAATGGACTGTGGTTGTTCAATGAGATAAAACAATACTAGTGTCCTTAACTGGGGTAAAATgaaatggtagaatgtaaagggGATAAAAACATCAACTGGTAAAATTTAACAATTAAAAGCCTGCATATAAGCAGATAAGAATGTTACTCGACCTTTTTGCCCCTGAGCGTGGCATGTTTATATCAAAAACGGGGTTTGGGGTACAAGAGAAGAGGCTCACAAAAGCCATGATAGTTGGAAACGGCCCTTTTCCGCAACACGACTAAGAAGCACTGGAGTCGTTGGCTTGTTGTCAGAGATTATGACGGACTATCTGGGAAACAAAACAACTCACGGCTACACGTCTCATTGAGACGGTTAACAAACATCCTCTCTtatgttaatgctaatatttTACAGCGTAAACACAGCTTTGATACCGCAGGTTTGTAAACGTCCCGTCAATTGCCAGCTGTCTTGGAGCGATATTGCTGATGAGACGTGGAACAGTTATTTTCGATGCTACAGTATCTTCCTTGAACATGGCGCTTGTAAAGGGTTCTCAAAATGGCTGAGAGAACGGAGAGCAAGAATTCCCCGCCCAACTGGAGGTCGCCCAATCAGAGTTACCCAGTTCATGTGGGTGGTGCAAAACCCTTTTTCAACTGCTGGGCTGGCGCTTTCAGTTTTATCTTAGTGCACTTGATAATATCCGCTTGTTAAGtggtgacgtgtcgaccttatgatacgtcacatccgggtccaagttggccgagtccctcgtattttcaatagGCTCTATGCACGACTGTCTTCCGGGTTCTCGTATACTGGCAGATCAACTTCCGGTATTCATTTGCCGGTCGTCAACAAGCAGATAACGTTAGGCATGGCTCTCTTTTACACTTGTTGTCTTCAAGATTAACCTCGTCTGACAGTGAACGATTTAGACCGACCGACGCATGGTTTGTACTGCTTCTTCTAACAAGCGGGAAAAaggattttaaatgtacaactcCAGCGACATTGACAAATATGAAGGTAAGTACGTTAGCAAACATTTCCTTAGAACCATGCAAGTAGGGTAGTTGTAAACTGGTTAGTGGTTGTTTTGCTAGACTAGACAAACACTACATCTAGCTTGACAGACCAGTATTAAGATTCATGTTTTAGTTAGCTTTGAAGCATACCAttacaatttcatttttatgcatatTCTGCTTGCACAGTGCCAGGTTAGGCAAGCTTTAAGATAGTGTCAAATCCCATGTATTAATGATGttcaaacaacaataaatatatatatgtatgtgtgttcaattcccaggtggagtggtccgggttctttctgtgtgaggtttgcatgttctccctgtatctgcgtgggtttcctccggcagctcctgtttcctcccacagtccatagacgtgcaagtgaggtgaattggagatacaaaattgtttgatattaaaacttgaactgatgaattttgtgtaatgagtaactaccatttctgtcatgaatgtaaccaaagtgtaaaacatgatgttaaaatcctaatacaacataaaacaaactaaacatatctgactggatatattagcaatttaccctcaatcttttgattaagtgtaaaaagttttgttCACCAATATATGAATGAGttatcttttattcattatcaaatgttatatgtcagaccataataaatttcctgtcaattgattaatttgatgttacagtattaacatgtcTTTCTCCAAAAACATATTTGTTGTAAATGCGAGGAGgaactttgatttttttattcttatgtttATTACAGCAGGTTATCAAGAATTAAAgtcattacagaatttatcagtgtcaagctggcagcaatggggtatcaaatatacagtgccttgcaaaagtattcagcccccttgaacttttcaaccttttgccacatttcaggcttcaaacataacgatatgaaattgtaattttttgtgaagaatcaacaacaagtgggacacaatcgtgaagtggaacgaaatttattggatattttaaactttttttagaaataaaaaactaaaaagtggggcgtgcaatattattcagcccctttactttcagtgcagcaaactcactccagaagttcagtgaggatctctgaatgatccaatgttgacctaaatgactgatggtgataaatagaatccacctgtgtgtaatcaagtctccgtataaatgcacctgctctgtgacagtctccgagttctgtttaaagcgcagagagcatcatgaagaccaaggaacacaccaggcaggtccgagatactgttgtggagaagtttaaagccggatttggatacaaaaagatttcccaagctttaaacatctcaaggagcactgtgcaagcgatcatattgaaatggaaggagtatcagaccactgcaaatctaccaagacccggccgtccccctaaactttcagctcaaacaaggagaagactgatcagggatgcagccaagaggcccatgatcactctgaatgaactgcagagatctacagctgaggtgggagactctgtccataggacacaatcagtcgtacactgcacaaatctggcctttatggaagagtggcaagaagaaagccatttctcaaagatatctataaaaagtcacctgggagacacaccaaacatgtggaagaaggtgctctggtcagatgaaaccaaaatcgaactttttggccacaatgcaaaacgttatgtttggcgtaaaagcaacacagctcatcaccctgaacacaccatccccactgtcaaacatggtggtggcagcatcatggtttgggcctgcttttcttcagcagggacagggaagatggttaaaattgatgggaagatggatggagccaaatacaggaccattctggaagaaaacctgttgcagtctgcaaaagacctgagactgggacggagatttatcttccaacaagacaatgaaccaaaacataaagcaaaatctacaatggaatggttcacaaataaacgtatccaggtgttagaatggccaagtcaaagtccagacctgaatcccatcgagaatctgtggaaagagctgaaaactgctgttcacaaacgctctccatccaacctcactgagctcgagctgttttgcaaggaagaatgggcaaaaatttctgtctctcgatgtgcaaaactgatagagacataccccaagcgacttgcagctgtaatcgcagcaaaaggtggcgctacaaagtattaacgcaagggggctgaataatattgcacgccccacttttcagttttttatttctaaaaaaagtttaaaatatccaataaatttcgttccacttcacgattgtgtcccacttgttgttgattcttcacaaaaaattacaatttcatatcgttatgtttgaagcctgaaatgtggcaaaaggttgaaaagttcaagggggctgaatacttttgcaaggcactgtatatgctgTTCAGTTCAAAACCTTGTATCAtgttacaaaagagaaaaaaaaaaacgtccatttgaagttaaatgtaaaaagattttatttcaagtctttttaacgccattcaagtggtctattcattgtgaaatgaatgttaaacaactgccagattcacaaaacgtaagaaacagcaaaaactgttttacacactcaatatagaagcactttgtagttctacaattactgactgtagtccatctgtttctctacatgctttgttagccccctttcatgctgttcttcaatgactctcccaggacccccacagagcaggtattatttaggtggtggatgattctcagcactgcagtgacacggacatggtgctggtgtgttagtgtgtgttgtgctggtatgagtggatcagacacagcagcgctgctgcagtttttaaacacctcactgtcactgctggactgagaatcgtccaccaaccaataacatccagccaacagtgcctcatgggcagcgtcctgtgaccactgatggtctaggtaggagtgtttaatagagtggacagtgagtggacacggtgtttaaaaactccagcagcactgctgtgtctgatccactcataccagcacaacacacactaacacaccaccagcatgtcattgtcactgcagtgctgagaatcatccaccacctaaataatacctgctctgtgggggtcctggtcatcaagaacagaaaggaggctaacagtatagaaagaaacaaattaactacagtttgtaattgtagaactaataaaataatcaaagagtGTAGACATAAGAGGTATGTTTACATAATGAAGAGGCTTTTGTTggctttttatgcttttgtttaaaaacagagtataaactataatatatatatttacaatatttaaatgtgcacgttctttaaaaaattacagTCAAAAACGAATGTTTAGCTCCATCCCTTGACAAGTGGTCCAATCTCACGATACAGTAAACAGCTGATTTATGCTCTGATAGCGATCACTGTGTCAAACAACTTATTCTTTTTAACCCGTCGGATGCAGCGTTCAACATGAACCCTGAGAATGTACCGATCCACCCCGATCTTGTTTTTGAAAACACAAAACCTTCTTACTAATTTTAGAACTCAAACTCGTATATTCGCCGCTATACGACACGTTGTGATTAGAAATTTGCCGGTGTTTATAACAAACCGGAAGCTAGACTGCCCGACTAACGCTAAACGGAAACGCGTCACAGAGCTTGCGTGCATAGAGCCTATATGCCACAGTGCTGTGTGCCGTACTGCTTCAACAGGTCCGAGTCgaaaaaaaaactacccaactgtctttttaccgctttccttgcgattagatatcatgaagtaatatttttgttcataattcaatgtaaaaaggtaaactgtcattgtacagtatattcattacacgtgtttcaagcttttttattttatttcatataataatgtgagattctggatttgtactatataagctataagctatactgattaaaagtaaaaccaaagagttagaaatgtcagttttcatgtaatgaattaaaaatatgaccgcgacatgaaatgaaataatgacatgaacttttcaTGACATTCAGATTACCTGAAGTGCACTAGTGTGctgcacatcttgtcttatttgtatcttaatgtatgtttctaatatatatatatatatataatatatgtatataataagaccttttctcgtccagacagctattgagaaggactagacatttatgactcgggtaatgtttgtaaattcaatttccaacgacagcaacactagttccttaagttttccacaaacagaatttattttaactttcttcttacattgacttatccgttaatccaagtttcttataaaaactcactatgttcgcaattggcgtataacaaacaaaactacgatcataaatctgttgctccacgtcctctttctttccgtatatttgataaatattgtcggtatatagagtcagtacaattctgccccccgcaggctccaccgaagaggactaatgaataacaagcatacactgattaccaggaaaaatcatcaatagctgaaataccaagtcacctcaaataagtattctttaaccaaacagaaaatatttatgacaataaacatagatcattacaattagtgcaatatggatcttacaatatatatataaaaaggttcacaggtttagccatagttgtttgcgtttgcgaTTAGGTTCGTTTGGCCCCGGAAATGACGCGTGACGTCACACTTAACAAGCGAATAGCACGGAAACGCGTAAATTCCGGGGACTAGACTAGTAACCAAGCAATACCCCCACTATTTGTAGTTCTGTCACAGTTGTTCCCATGTTTTTAGTGTtgaaaataaaattagtttaGCAGATAAAATGATGTTAAAACAAACTTTGCCAAATGCACCAGATCCTTCAGACGTATACCATATTTAAAACTGCTTTTTGACACTAGGTGTCACCCTTCTTAAATTAATAACACGTGCACTGTTTGGCCACATAAaaaatttggacacctgaccacttTTGGAAATTAAACCTTTCTCCAGGTCATTGGGTCATTTGCTGTTATATGTGggttacagtatatatatttttttggtcTTTTAGATCTTGCTTTGAATTACAAAGTTCTCATTACCTGCCAATTCTTTATGACATTTTAGACAGCGAAAATTAAGGCACCttacatgtttatttatgtattcccTGTTGTGTAAACCTCAGTTGTTTGGACAAACAATGTTGCATtaacaatgttctttttgaacattCTCAACTGAACATTATTTTATGAAGTTTAGCACGAAATGGTGAGCAACGACCCCAGTGGCGGTTCTGGGCGGTTCACAGTGCCCCTGTGACAACCAGCTTGGCCCCCCCTACAGCCCCCCTAATGAGTGAGTCACCTCACTCTTGCGAACACACGGCGACAAAGCTGCACACCAAAGTAACCCAGATTTTCCAGTCGGACCGTTTTAAGGGGTTTTTAGactgaaaactgcataaataaaatgttgaattctattgaatatcgactgtttcctcttaatgcccacaatgcacatttgggcagaaagaaattggcccctctaacatagcctctggCCCCTGCCTGCCTGCCATTATTGCTTGCACTGCGTGAGCaagtggatcctccttttaaacCCAATAATTCGTAATTCCtatacctgttaccaattcacctgcttattgtggaatgcttCAAAACCTAAAACTTTAATATTCTACAAACTTTTCActttatcaaaaaaaaaaaaaaaaaaaaaaagataattatCGCTGCTTTAGTAGTTTTGACtagttattttatatttatatttttactatatatttttatttctgcaatCCTCCCCTGATCTCTTAAGACTGACCACCCGATTGGACGCTGAACGTCCGTTAGCGACTCAACACTAACTTTTGATGAAGAGTGTTCTGATGCAGACTGAACTACTGGTTAGTGTTGAAGTTCTTATGAGACTGAACTGATGGAGGTTAGTCTCACGCCCTCGGTTTCTTAGTTAAATAAAACAGCGTTAGCGCATCATTTGGAAACAAAATCGTTAACAGTAGGTGTCCTTGTGGATTACAGATAATCAGTTTTCAACACCTTTGatttaaaacacaccagaaatcCACAACAGCTCACGGAACAAGTGGATATTTAAAGAATGACTTACTTACATCAGTA encodes:
- the LOC134314980 gene encoding zinc finger CCCH domain-containing protein 6 isoform X2; the protein is MAFVSLFSCTPNPVFDINMPRSGAKREDGELEDEEIDNEGVEIEEKKFEVKSETSNKCREKEEVQENNDTLLHSQKRHRKIKEKQRSKRRRRDRVKHHLPSSGSSSDSHDSDHDHQDRLKNKKGKGFYRDYDGRFALHEQEQLPSLTQCKNSESKEKYDYEAEQADFSEELSRYKLAKELTTSSQGKSWNPKIQAKKSSVKGQQFCSLQGRGHGGGCGGRGRGVQTKNKKKKCKNLGRERGRAEEIKEGQNRTKVEAQSQPNIQKKRPFMSQQFICQHTFEHNGRNICKYFIEGRCIKGDLCKFEHGNVVPEKKKELCKFYVQGCCTKGESCMYMHNEYPCKFFHTGTKCYQGGYCKFSHDPLTNVTKELLDKVLKTDGEHTNDFKRDLEDPKKQGIFTLPNPSGVGLPLTCESESPQDGSKKIPSLFGIKVQSTVGLAQKIALKPNFYNCTSPPLEQFQGSRSSAQFSNAPGDTQAVKMMSPSHSHSLVAPPGSPGSMTSCSSLYLPGIFQSPKRQAKPLGFGLSTPVSPTPLSNQPTIHQNNSPQRNQQETQVQPVSGMQMPSELFKNLFTIHSLGLSEEGQSGSMQDSQQNQGNSTEFCSGMQRFLPAVQKALLLHFNQSQQDSEFHGPHKKHPISPTKKEKVHTTNWNSSDEDGSSVLKTLKKQDKMLKAQHSQAHVQHFVMDPRLYKKRALPANSCVMTNFGQHILDTGKDDKTIIDPRQTKDPYMTKPVSLSKVDSHHSLPQKPSATEEDEEEWKLRDQTALIPLDSRPGASLQDPRCQIKQFSHIRVDFFLQRPAFAHSVVWAPEDLIPLMIPKKELSINLPLSPLIADAQLNHRQSSLSDRTFLSARNTLNTSLSATHLSEDVDGLGITTGMTREHPDKPTNPLTHKVLDPRINRSGSLDSKRPANREGCSSLGIADPLLQRSAAHQTTTLAKLDTDKPPPYVPHLASSASNIELRSPTTLLGAVSLYDPRIHTLLSPNQETKKLWKKEEMLKQSVKCKSLLFPQVLSTPQEASEQVANDSNKKIQTNDSQLYVAAPVMHNLPVKPLAGLIRPAFTDAPQNRPSNQAARVQEEEDEKKDVKEKEKRNILLRDVFKTFDPTASPFCH
- the LOC134314980 gene encoding zinc finger CCCH domain-containing protein 6 isoform X1, which encodes MFKEDTVASKITVPRLISNIAPRQLAIDGTFTNLREDGELEDEEIDNEGVEIEEKKFEVKSETSNKCREKEEVQENNDTLLHSQKRHRKIKEKQRSKRRRRDRVKHHLPSSGSSSDSHDSDHDHQDRLKNKKGKGFYRDYDGRFALHEQEQLPSLTQCKNSESKEKYDYEAEQADFSEELSRYKLAKELTTSSQGKSWNPKIQAKKSSVKGQQFCSLQGRGHGGGCGGRGRGVQTKNKKKKCKNLGRERGRAEEIKEGQNRTKVEAQSQPNIQKKRPFMSQQFICQHTFEHNGRNICKYFIEGRCIKGDLCKFEHGNVVPEKKKELCKFYVQGCCTKGESCMYMHNEYPCKFFHTGTKCYQGGYCKFSHDPLTNVTKELLDKVLKTDGEHTNDFKRDLEDPKKQGIFTLPNPSGVGLPLTCESESPQDGSKKIPSLFGIKVQSTVGLAQKIALKPNFYNCTSPPLEQFQGSRSSAQFSNAPGDTQAVKMMSPSHSHSLVAPPGSPGSMTSCSSLYLPGIFQSPKRQAKPLGFGLSTPVSPTPLSNQPTIHQNNSPQRNQQETQVQPVSGMQMPSELFKNLFTIHSLGLSEEGQSGSMQDSQQNQGNSTEFCSGMQRFLPAVQKALLLHFNQSQQDSEFHGPHKKHPISPTKKEKVHTTNWNSSDEDGSSVLKTLKKQDKMLKAQHSQAHVQHFVMDPRLYKKRALPANSCVMTNFGQHILDTGKDDKTIIDPRQTKDPYMTKPVSLSKVDSHHSLPQKPSATEEDEEEWKLRDQTALIPLDSRPGASLQDPRCQIKQFSHIRVDFFLQRPAFAHSVVWAPEDLIPLMIPKKELSINLPLSPLIADAQLNHRQSSLSDRTFLSARNTLNTSLSATHLSEDVDGLGITTGMTREHPDKPTNPLTHKVLDPRINRSGSLDSKRPANREGCSSLGIADPLLQRSAAHQTTTLAKLDTDKPPPYVPHLASSASNIELRSPTTLLGAVSLYDPRIHTLLSPNQETKKLWKKEEMLKQSVKCKSLLFPQVLSTPQEASEQVANDSNKKIQTNDSQLYVAAPVMHNLPVKPLAGLIRPAFTDAPQNRPSNQAARVQEEEDEKKDVKEKEKRNILLRDVFKTFDPTASPFCH